In Desulfosoma caldarium, the following are encoded in one genomic region:
- a CDS encoding FAD-dependent oxidoreductase — translation MAERKRMVVVGGDAAGMSAASVARRLDANLDIVVFEKGPHTSYSAUGIPYYVGRLVDDDQKLVARSPEEFRAKQNIQVHIGHEVIGIDSKARRIEVVDRDSGRLFREPYDDLLIATGARPIIPEVPGREAQGVFGVSTLESGLQVRRAVDVLKPRCAVVVGGGYIGLEMAEAFLLLGLKVRLIEKAPQVMGTLDPDMAALVAEALVAKGVQLHLEESLMGFETKGGAVTSVVTDKGTYPASIVVLGLGVQPNTEMAAQAGVPLGIRGALKVNARMACAVDGIWGAGDCAESTHFITSRPFYVALGTVANRHGRVAGTNIAGGHAVMGGVLGTAVTKICSIEIGRTGLQERELQDLGWDYVTETIESRTKAGYFPGSGPIRVKLLADRKTGKILGGQIVGEAGSAKRIDVVAAAIMGGLTAEAMSELDLGYAPPFSPLWDPVIIAARALSKKVG, via the coding sequence ATGGCAGAACGAAAACGTATGGTTGTGGTGGGAGGCGATGCGGCGGGCATGAGTGCCGCATCGGTGGCGAGGCGGCTCGATGCGAACCTGGACATTGTGGTTTTTGAAAAAGGCCCGCACACCTCGTACTCTGCCTGAGGCATTCCCTACTACGTCGGCAGGCTTGTCGACGACGATCAAAAGCTTGTGGCCCGATCCCCGGAGGAGTTTCGGGCAAAGCAAAACATTCAGGTCCACATCGGCCATGAGGTGATCGGCATTGATTCCAAGGCTCGGCGCATCGAGGTAGTGGATCGGGATTCGGGACGGCTATTCCGGGAACCCTACGATGACCTGCTCATTGCGACGGGGGCTCGGCCCATTATACCCGAGGTGCCCGGCCGAGAGGCTCAAGGGGTTTTTGGAGTGAGCACTCTGGAAAGTGGCCTTCAGGTGCGAAGGGCCGTTGACGTCCTCAAGCCCCGCTGCGCCGTGGTGGTGGGCGGCGGATACATCGGGCTGGAGATGGCCGAAGCCTTTTTGCTCTTGGGCCTCAAGGTGCGCCTGATCGAAAAAGCGCCTCAGGTCATGGGGACGTTGGATCCAGACATGGCCGCGCTCGTAGCGGAGGCCCTTGTGGCCAAGGGGGTGCAACTGCACCTGGAGGAATCTCTGATGGGGTTTGAGACCAAAGGCGGCGCTGTGACCTCCGTGGTCACGGACAAAGGCACCTATCCTGCGAGCATCGTCGTACTGGGGCTGGGCGTGCAGCCCAACACGGAAATGGCAGCACAGGCCGGTGTTCCTCTGGGCATTCGCGGGGCCCTAAAAGTGAATGCGCGTATGGCCTGCGCAGTGGACGGCATATGGGGAGCCGGGGACTGTGCCGAATCCACCCATTTCATCACGAGCCGTCCGTTTTATGTGGCTTTGGGAACAGTGGCAAACCGACACGGACGTGTGGCGGGAACGAATATCGCCGGGGGCCACGCCGTCATGGGTGGCGTGCTCGGGACGGCCGTCACCAAGATCTGTTCCATCGAAATCGGACGCACGGGGCTTCAGGAGCGGGAGTTGCAAGATCTGGGCTGGGACTACGTTACGGAGACCATCGAAAGTCGAACTAAAGCGGGTTATTTTCCGGGAAGCGGCCCCATCCGCGTCAAGCTCCTGGCGGATAGAAAGACGGGCAAGATCCTGGGAGGCCAAATTGTCGGCGAAGCGGGATCGGCAAAACGTATCGACGTGGTGGCGGCCGCCATCATGGGAGGTTTGACGGCCGAGGCCATGAGCGAACTGGACCTGGGGTACGCGCCACCCTTTTCTCCTTTATGGGATCCCGTCATTATTGCCGCGCGCGCTCTTTCCAAGAAAGTCGGATGA
- a CDS encoding Nif3-like dinuclear metal center hexameric protein, with product MRTHVTVADVLQWIDDLAPFRFAESWDHCGLQVGDPQEKVSGVLVALDPSLSTVQEAAQRQCQVLVVHHPLFFKPLTSIFLDRSPGRIVAEAIRHNVHIISAHTNLDAASCGTNNVLAQAISLHIQGSLENLSTADSDPRYLGLGLYGLLPKTCSALELTQQLAHILSLQTVRLIGHPETLVHKVALCTGSGMSLLGRAKQNGCDAFITGDVKYHDAQSALDHNIVVIDIGHFASEALVVSPLAEALRAAARRHDAAIDIWTSTVESDPFLTVIFDDKRRTCLAGTTEVPGGTPDS from the coding sequence ATGAGAACGCATGTCACCGTCGCGGATGTTCTGCAATGGATCGACGATCTTGCCCCCTTTCGGTTTGCCGAAAGCTGGGATCATTGCGGGTTGCAGGTGGGGGATCCTCAAGAGAAAGTCTCCGGCGTGCTGGTGGCTCTGGACCCGTCGCTTTCCACGGTTCAGGAAGCAGCCCAAAGGCAATGCCAAGTGTTGGTGGTGCACCATCCCCTGTTTTTCAAACCGCTCACTTCCATTTTCCTGGATCGTTCGCCTGGACGAATCGTTGCGGAAGCCATTCGCCACAACGTCCATATTATCTCGGCCCATACCAATCTGGATGCGGCATCCTGCGGCACCAACAACGTTCTCGCTCAAGCCATAAGCCTGCACATTCAGGGCTCCCTGGAAAACCTTTCCACGGCCGATTCCGACCCACGCTACCTTGGTTTGGGCCTCTACGGCCTCTTACCCAAAACATGCTCGGCCTTGGAACTCACGCAACAGCTAGCTCACATTTTGAGTTTACAAACGGTTCGCCTCATCGGCCATCCGGAAACACTTGTGCACAAAGTGGCTCTGTGCACGGGAAGCGGCATGAGCCTTCTCGGTCGCGCTAAGCAAAACGGCTGTGACGCTTTTATTACCGGCGATGTGAAGTATCACGATGCACAATCCGCACTCGACCACAACATCGTGGTCATCGACATCGGCCATTTCGCCTCGGAAGCCCTGGTGGTGTCCCCGTTGGCGGAAGCCCTTCGGGCAGCGGCTCGTCGCCACGACGCCGCCATTGACATCTGGACAAGCACCGTGGAAAGCGATCCTTTTCTTACGGTGATTTTTGATGACAAAAGGAGGACATGCCTTGCAGGAACAACTGAAGTACCTGGTGGAACTCCAGATTCTTGA
- a CDS encoding zinc ribbon domain-containing protein produces MQEQLKYLVELQILENKKAQLLRKREETPLKIAALDKEFAALESEYLLKKTEHDHAVQLRRSEEKEIADLEARIRRSRQKEHEVKTNREYHALLKEIQDLQDEIRAREDHVLELMEKSETLSKELKSMAQELDKRRKALEEQKAALQREGDQVEEKIARLEQLQAQVREKLVPLIFNKWNTLSQRYKGVAVAPVSQGVCQMCHLNIPPQRFIELLRDQDILTCPHCHRFIYCPENEAYRAIHENFKDF; encoded by the coding sequence TTGCAGGAACAACTGAAGTACCTGGTGGAACTCCAGATTCTTGAAAACAAAAAGGCGCAACTCCTGCGAAAGCGCGAGGAAACGCCGCTCAAAATTGCCGCACTTGACAAGGAATTTGCCGCCTTGGAAAGCGAATATCTTTTGAAAAAGACAGAACATGACCACGCGGTGCAACTCCGCCGCTCGGAAGAAAAGGAAATCGCCGATCTGGAAGCCCGCATTCGGCGCAGTCGCCAGAAAGAGCACGAAGTAAAGACCAACCGAGAATACCACGCCCTGCTCAAGGAAATTCAAGACCTTCAAGATGAGATTCGAGCCCGGGAAGATCACGTGCTGGAACTCATGGAGAAGAGTGAAACCCTTTCCAAGGAACTGAAAAGCATGGCGCAGGAACTGGACAAGCGCCGAAAGGCATTAGAGGAACAAAAAGCAGCATTGCAAAGGGAAGGCGATCAAGTGGAGGAAAAGATCGCGCGCCTAGAACAACTTCAGGCGCAGGTTCGCGAGAAACTTGTGCCTTTAATCTTCAATAAATGGAACACTTTGAGCCAGCGCTACAAAGGAGTGGCCGTGGCTCCGGTCAGCCAAGGCGTGTGCCAGATGTGCCACCTCAACATTCCACCCCAGCGGTTTATCGAACTCCTTCGGGACCAAGACATCCTCACCTGCCCTCACTGCCATCGTTTCATTTACTGTCCAGAAAACGAAGCGTATCGGGCGATTCACGAAAACTTCAAGGATTTCTGA
- a CDS encoding cold-shock protein, with translation MQQGQVKWFNEKKGFGFIETQGAGDVFVHYSGIEGRGFRTLTEGDAVVFEISQTPKGPQAINVRRA, from the coding sequence ATGCAGCAAGGTCAAGTGAAGTGGTTTAACGAGAAGAAGGGGTTCGGTTTTATTGAAACGCAAGGCGCCGGGGATGTATTTGTCCATTATTCCGGCATCGAAGGCCGCGGTTTTCGTACCCTGACCGAAGGTGACGCCGTGGTCTTTGAAATTTCCCAAACCCCCAAGGGACCTCAGGCCATCAATGTTCGCCGTGCCTAG
- a CDS encoding ribose-phosphate diphosphokinase: protein MATYGLKIFSGNSNLELAQKICDALEIPLGRALVTTFSDGEIRVEIGENVRGADVFVVQSGAPPVNDHLMELLVMIDALKRASARRITAVIPYYSYSRQDRKNKPRVPITARLVADLITSVGTDRILTMDLHAGQIQGFFDIPVDNLYASPILLPYIREHFNHNLVVVSPDAGGVPRARAYAQRLPAGLALIDKRRVDVNEAEVMNIIGDVAGKTAIILDDMADTAGTLVEASKALLERGAREVHACVTHPVLSGPAVERIEKSELKSLVVTDTLPLRPQAAHCDKITVVSAARLFSQAIKSIHNEDSISSLFDIQH, encoded by the coding sequence ATGGCGACCTATGGTTTAAAGATCTTTTCGGGTAACAGCAATTTGGAACTGGCTCAAAAGATCTGCGATGCTTTGGAAATTCCTCTAGGGCGCGCCTTGGTGACCACCTTTAGCGACGGGGAAATACGTGTGGAGATAGGAGAAAACGTCCGTGGGGCGGACGTTTTTGTGGTGCAGTCCGGAGCCCCTCCGGTCAACGATCACCTCATGGAACTGCTCGTCATGATCGATGCCCTGAAGCGGGCTTCCGCCCGCCGCATTACCGCAGTCATTCCCTACTACAGCTACTCCCGGCAAGATCGAAAAAACAAGCCCCGCGTACCCATCACGGCGCGGCTTGTGGCGGACCTCATCACGAGCGTCGGCACGGACCGCATTCTCACCATGGACCTCCACGCAGGCCAGATTCAAGGCTTTTTCGATATTCCCGTGGACAATCTTTATGCCTCCCCCATCTTGCTTCCCTATATTCGTGAACACTTCAACCACAACCTGGTGGTGGTGAGCCCGGATGCCGGAGGCGTTCCGCGCGCCCGCGCGTATGCGCAGCGGCTTCCTGCTGGGTTGGCTTTGATCGACAAACGGCGTGTGGACGTCAATGAGGCCGAAGTGATGAACATCATTGGGGATGTGGCCGGCAAGACCGCCATCATTTTGGACGACATGGCCGACACGGCGGGAACCCTGGTGGAGGCCAGCAAGGCTTTGTTGGAACGCGGCGCCCGTGAAGTGCATGCCTGTGTCACCCATCCCGTGCTTTCGGGCCCTGCGGTGGAGCGCATCGAAAAAAGCGAACTCAAGAGCCTGGTGGTAACGGACACGCTCCCGCTTCGACCTCAAGCCGCCCATTGCGATAAGATCACGGTGGTGTCAGCGGCCCGGTTGTTCAGTCAGGCCATCAAAAGCATTCACAACGAGGATTCCATCAGCAGCCTCTTTGATATTCAACACTGA